Proteins encoded in a region of the Flavobacterium sp. MDT1-60 genome:
- a CDS encoding YqjF family protein, giving the protein MLVATYFYFLTANIDSDSFLKAEWKNLALFNYVVDAKILEKYIPAGTEIDIWNNKCYVSLVGFMFKNTKVLGVKIPFHVNFEEVNLRFYVKRFENGEWKRGVVFIKEIVPKKAITFIANTLYQEHYESQKMKHEIIEDDDTQTFIYQWKNKEQWNTIQLETEKNPIEIEIGSEAEFITEHYFGYTKIDNETTFEYEVQHPIWEQFKILNHKVHIDFQENYGNDFEFLETTIPTSIFLAKGSAIEVKNKRKLEIADLFTQRGLNYEY; this is encoded by the coding sequence ATGTTAGTAGCAACATACTTCTATTTTCTGACAGCAAATATTGATTCTGATTCATTTCTAAAAGCAGAATGGAAAAACTTAGCACTTTTTAATTACGTGGTAGATGCTAAAATCTTAGAAAAATATATTCCAGCAGGAACTGAAATCGATATTTGGAACAACAAATGTTATGTAAGTCTGGTTGGTTTTATGTTTAAAAACACCAAAGTTCTGGGAGTAAAAATTCCGTTTCATGTAAATTTTGAAGAAGTAAATCTTAGATTTTATGTAAAACGATTTGAAAACGGAGAATGGAAACGCGGCGTAGTTTTCATAAAAGAAATTGTTCCCAAAAAAGCGATTACATTCATTGCAAACACTTTATATCAGGAACATTATGAATCTCAGAAAATGAAACATGAAATTATTGAAGATGATGATACGCAAACTTTTATCTATCAATGGAAAAATAAGGAACAATGGAATACAATTCAATTAGAAACGGAAAAGAATCCAATAGAAATTGAAATCGGTTCTGAGGCTGAATTTATTACAGAACATTATTTTGGTTATACTAAAATTGATAACGAAACCACTTTTGAGTATGAAGTTCAACATCCGATATGGGAACAATTTAAAATTCTAAATCATAAAGTTCATATTGATTTTCAGGAAAATTACGGTAATGATTTTGAGTTTTTAGAAACTACCATTCCAACTTCAATTTTCCTTGCAAAAGGATCAGCAATTGAAGTAAAAAACAAACGCAAATTGGAAATTGCAGACCTTTTTACGCAACGCGGTTTAAATTATGAATATTAA
- a CDS encoding GbsR/MarR family transcriptional regulator, translating to MEFKEAKNKFVQTWGALGSQWGINKTMAQIHALLMVSNEAVSMEDIMDELQISRGNASMNLRALMDWGIVYKEYKAGERREFFTAEKDLDELAVKISRERSKREIKPALKILKEVSTIEAKDSAEEKHFVDQTSKLYDFVLKADNMLDKMTEFNENWLGRLVLKIMK from the coding sequence ATGGAATTCAAAGAAGCAAAAAATAAGTTCGTACAAACCTGGGGAGCATTGGGTTCTCAATGGGGAATTAATAAAACCATGGCGCAAATCCATGCTTTATTAATGGTCTCGAACGAAGCTGTTTCGATGGAAGACATTATGGATGAATTGCAGATTTCGCGCGGAAATGCCAGCATGAATCTTAGAGCTTTAATGGATTGGGGAATAGTCTATAAAGAATACAAAGCCGGAGAAAGAAGAGAATTTTTTACTGCCGAAAAAGATTTAGATGAATTAGCGGTAAAAATTTCGAGAGAAAGAAGTAAGAGAGAAATCAAACCTGCCCTTAAAATCTTAAAAGAAGTTTCGACAATTGAAGCAAAAGATTCAGCTGAAGAAAAACACTTTGTAGATCAAACTTCTAAACTGTATGACTTCGTTTTAAAAGCAGACAATATGTTAGATAAAATGACAGAATTCAATGAAAACTGGTTAGGACGTTTGGTTCTAAAAATTATGAAGTAA
- a CDS encoding M3 family metallopeptidase: MNVLLSKFDTKHNTAPFSQIKIEDYVPAFQEGITLAKAEIDAIVNNPEAPTFENTVVAMDFSGDILDRLSSIFFNLNSAETSDEMQKIAQEVSPLLSEFGNDITLNAALFTKIKAVYEQKESLNLTAEQTTLLDKKYKSFSRNGANLPEDKKDKLREIDKELSKLSLQFGENVLAETNAFELHLTNESDLAGLPEGTVEAARLLAKEKDKEGWIFTLDHPSYVPFLTYADNRELRKKMAIAFGARSFQNNEFDNQENVLKIAKLRFERANLLGYKTHAHFVLEERMAQSPEKVFSFLNDLLAKAKPAAQKEFAELTAFAKELDGIEQLEKWDGAYYSEKLKQQLFNLDDEKLKPYFQLEKVLDGAFTVANKLFGLTFTEVFDIDKYHEEVTTYEVRDADNNLVSIFYADFFPRKGKRNGAWMTSFKSQSIKDGVNERPHISNVCNFTKPTETKPSLLTFNEVTTLFHEFGHGLHGMLANTTYPSLSGTSVFWDFVELPSQIMENWCYEREALALFANHYETGEIIPIEYVQKIKESASFQEGLATLRQLSFGLLDMAWHGQDPTNITDLKAFETEQFANTQLYPDVKENAMSTAFSHIFQGGYSSGYYSYKWAEVLDADAFEYFQEKGIFNKEIATKFKDNILSKGGTEHPMILYKRFRGQEPKPEALLKRAGLL, encoded by the coding sequence ATGAACGTTTTACTTTCAAAATTCGACACCAAACATAACACAGCACCTTTTTCGCAAATTAAAATCGAAGATTACGTTCCAGCTTTTCAGGAAGGAATTACTTTGGCTAAAGCCGAAATTGATGCCATCGTAAACAATCCGGAAGCGCCAACTTTTGAAAACACAGTTGTTGCTATGGATTTTTCCGGCGATATTCTAGATCGTCTTTCAAGTATTTTCTTTAATTTAAATTCAGCCGAAACGAGCGACGAAATGCAGAAAATCGCACAGGAAGTTTCGCCTTTGTTGTCTGAATTCGGAAACGATATTACACTGAACGCTGCTTTATTTACGAAAATAAAAGCCGTTTACGAGCAAAAAGAAAGTTTGAACCTAACTGCGGAACAAACAACACTTTTAGATAAAAAGTATAAAAGTTTCTCCAGAAACGGAGCCAATTTACCAGAAGATAAAAAAGATAAATTACGCGAAATTGACAAGGAATTATCAAAGCTGAGTTTACAGTTTGGTGAAAATGTTTTGGCAGAAACCAATGCTTTCGAATTGCATTTGACTAACGAAAGTGATTTGGCAGGATTACCGGAAGGAACTGTTGAAGCTGCGAGATTATTAGCAAAGGAAAAAGACAAAGAAGGCTGGATTTTCACTTTAGATCATCCAAGTTATGTTCCATTTTTGACTTATGCGGATAATCGCGAATTACGTAAAAAAATGGCGATTGCTTTTGGGGCAAGATCATTTCAAAATAACGAATTCGACAATCAGGAAAATGTGTTAAAAATTGCCAAACTGCGTTTTGAAAGAGCTAATTTATTAGGTTATAAAACGCATGCCCATTTTGTTCTGGAAGAAAGAATGGCGCAAAGTCCGGAGAAAGTTTTCTCTTTTTTAAATGATTTATTAGCAAAAGCAAAACCCGCAGCTCAAAAAGAATTTGCAGAATTGACTGCTTTTGCAAAGGAGCTAGACGGAATCGAACAATTGGAAAAATGGGACGGCGCTTATTATTCTGAAAAATTAAAACAACAGCTTTTTAATTTGGATGATGAGAAACTAAAACCGTATTTTCAGTTAGAAAAAGTTTTAGATGGAGCATTTACTGTTGCTAACAAATTATTTGGTTTAACCTTTACCGAAGTCTTTGACATCGATAAATACCACGAAGAAGTTACAACGTATGAAGTAAGAGATGCTGATAATAATTTAGTTTCAATTTTCTACGCTGATTTTTTTCCAAGAAAAGGAAAAAGAAATGGTGCCTGGATGACTTCATTCAAATCACAATCAATAAAAGATGGCGTAAACGAAAGACCACATATTTCAAACGTTTGCAACTTTACAAAACCAACAGAAACGAAACCTTCGTTGCTGACTTTTAATGAAGTGACAACTCTATTCCACGAATTTGGTCATGGATTACACGGAATGTTGGCTAATACAACGTATCCGAGTTTATCCGGAACGTCTGTTTTTTGGGATTTTGTAGAATTACCAAGTCAGATCATGGAAAACTGGTGTTACGAGCGAGAAGCTTTGGCTTTGTTCGCGAACCATTATGAAACAGGAGAAATTATTCCGATTGAATATGTTCAGAAAATCAAAGAAAGTGCGAGTTTTCAGGAAGGATTAGCGACTTTGCGTCAGTTGAGTTTTGGATTGTTAGACATGGCATGGCACGGACAAGATCCAACCAATATTACCGATTTAAAAGCTTTCGAAACAGAACAATTTGCTAATACACAATTATATCCTGATGTAAAAGAAAACGCAATGAGTACGGCCTTTTCACATATTTTTCAAGGTGGATATTCTTCTGGATATTACAGCTACAAATGGGCAGAAGTTTTGGATGCGGATGCTTTTGAATATTTCCAGGAAAAAGGTATTTTCAATAAAGAAATAGCAACAAAATTTAAAGACAATATACTTTCAAAAGGAGGCACAGAACATCCGATGATTTTGTATAAACGTTTTAGAGGTCAGGAACCAAAACCGGAAGCTTTGTTGAAAAGAGCGGGATTGTTATAA
- the purE gene encoding 5-(carboxyamino)imidazole ribonucleotide mutase: protein MKLETKINKKTMSKVAIIMGSISDMPVMQDAIDILKQFNIEVEVDIVSAHRTPEKLFDFSKNAHTRGISVIIAGAGGAAHLPGMVASMSPLPVIGVPVKSSNSIDGWDSVLSILQMPGGVPVATVALNGAKNAGILAAQIIGSHDKKVLDTIISYKEELKAAVNKAAEGLK, encoded by the coding sequence CTGAAACTTGAAACCAAAATAAACAAAAAAACAATGAGCAAAGTAGCCATCATAATGGGAAGTATCTCTGACATGCCAGTCATGCAGGATGCCATCGACATATTAAAACAATTTAATATTGAAGTTGAAGTAGATATCGTTTCGGCACACAGAACGCCGGAAAAATTATTCGATTTCAGTAAAAATGCACATACTCGCGGTATTTCCGTAATTATTGCCGGAGCAGGTGGTGCCGCGCATTTACCGGGAATGGTTGCTTCAATGTCTCCGCTTCCTGTAATTGGAGTTCCTGTAAAATCAAGTAATTCAATTGATGGCTGGGATTCTGTTTTATCGATTCTACAAATGCCAGGCGGTGTTCCGGTTGCCACAGTTGCTTTAAACGGGGCAAAAAATGCTGGGATTTTAGCAGCACAAATTATTGGAAGTCACGATAAAAAAGTACTTGACACTATTATTTCATACAAAGAAGAATTGAAAGCAGCTGTTAATAAAGCGGCTGAAGGTTTGAAATAG
- a CDS encoding ATP-binding protein: protein MKISKLHIDQFRHLENLDFDFTYPEDFHIEEKRGKPLDKICFIGQSATGKTGLLQLIYDHSINLLNLELINGQIFRLKNNLNKSEVTFLIENDIFHLKNNEVSFKNRVYRNDFNSGGGQVTSLIPKQDKKDIFYFKANLVSDQNINFLSTNPIELIEKHSNELQAIKKEFEERDNLFLMEENYGLLFNDNVDTKIWLHLLVDYLNYRKNFTQKMSELIHKGFINDVNKLSLEFNKWQKDNPNRLESFTKEFNYILEHLNLEVDLVNTEYSIPIKNKGREEIIPFQDTSTGTKQLLLTSLPLYSLETKGSLILIDEPERSLYPNIQMEVMDYYKRLAPEAQFITATHSPFVAASFEPEERFILYFDKDGKVAVRRGTSPIGDDPNDMLDNDFGIDYINKYGKKIYNEYLEKRRQLLFEENEEVKQKLQDEIESIGDKYNF from the coding sequence ATGAAAATTTCAAAATTACATATCGATCAGTTTAGGCATTTAGAAAATCTAGATTTTGATTTTACATATCCTGAAGATTTCCATATTGAAGAAAAAAGAGGAAAGCCTTTAGATAAAATATGTTTTATTGGGCAAAGTGCTACGGGTAAAACTGGATTGTTACAATTGATTTATGATCATTCTATTAATCTTTTAAATTTAGAACTCATAAACGGTCAAATATTCAGATTAAAAAATAATCTAAATAAAAGTGAAGTTACCTTTTTAATAGAAAATGATATTTTTCATTTAAAAAACAACGAAGTTTCTTTCAAAAACCGTGTTTATCGAAATGATTTTAATAGCGGAGGTGGACAAGTAACAAGTTTAATTCCAAAACAAGATAAAAAAGATATTTTTTACTTTAAAGCGAATTTAGTATCCGATCAAAACATAAATTTTCTTTCAACTAATCCAATCGAATTAATAGAAAAACATAGTAACGAACTTCAAGCTATTAAAAAGGAATTTGAAGAGAGAGATAACCTTTTTTTAATGGAAGAAAATTATGGTTTATTATTTAATGACAATGTGGACACGAAAATTTGGCTTCATCTGTTAGTAGATTATCTAAATTACCGAAAAAACTTTACTCAAAAAATGTCTGAATTAATCCACAAAGGTTTCATTAATGATGTAAATAAATTAAGTTTAGAATTTAACAAATGGCAAAAGGATAATCCAAACAGATTAGAGTCGTTTACAAAGGAGTTTAATTATATTTTAGAACATTTAAATTTAGAGGTTGACCTTGTAAATACCGAATATTCAATACCAATAAAAAACAAAGGAAGAGAAGAAATTATTCCGTTTCAAGACACAAGTACTGGAACAAAACAACTTCTGTTGACATCTTTACCCTTATATTCATTAGAAACTAAAGGTTCACTAATTTTAATAGATGAACCTGAACGCTCATTATATCCAAATATTCAGATGGAAGTAATGGATTATTATAAAAGACTTGCTCCAGAAGCGCAGTTTATTACCGCAACCCATTCTCCATTTGTAGCTGCTTCATTTGAACCAGAAGAAAGATTTATTTTATATTTTGATAAAGATGGAAAAGTGGCTGTCCGCAGAGGAACTTCTCCTATTGGAGATGATCCAAACGATATGCTTGATAATGATTTTGGAATTGATTATATAAACAAATATGGCAAAAAAATATATAATGAATATCTTGAAAAAAGAAGACAATTGCTGTTTGAAGAAAATGAAGAAGTAAAACAAAAACTTCAAGATGAAATTGAATCTATTGGAGATAAGTATAATTTTTAA
- a CDS encoding 5-(carboxyamino)imidazole ribonucleotide synthase, whose translation MNYFSSDFKLGILGGGQLGKMLLFDTRKFDIQTYVLDPSDEAPSKIACNKFFQGDLMDYETVYNFGKQVDVLTFEIELVNLEALTQLENEGVKVYPSPKTLKGIQNKGTQKDFYTASNIPTAAYLRFDSPEHLQKSVGNNEITIPFVWKCTEFGYDGNGVKVIRQISDMDDLPNVECIAETMVPYKNELAVIVCRNPSGEIKTYPVVEMEFHPEANQVEYVICPARIDEKVAEKARAIALNVSEKFNHVGLLAVEMFQTNDDEILVNEVAPRPHNSGHYSIEASYTSQFENHLRAILDLPLGNTDSKVAGVMVNLVGAEGFSGDVVYENIETILGWNGVTPHIYGKKQTRPFRKMGHVTIVNEDMQEARRIAEEVKNTIRVISGQ comes from the coding sequence ATGAATTATTTTTCTTCTGATTTTAAATTAGGAATATTAGGCGGTGGACAACTAGGCAAAATGCTATTGTTTGACACGCGAAAATTTGACATACAAACTTACGTTTTAGATCCGAGTGACGAAGCTCCAAGTAAAATTGCCTGTAACAAATTCTTTCAGGGTGATTTAATGGATTATGAAACGGTTTACAATTTTGGAAAACAAGTTGATGTTTTGACTTTCGAAATTGAACTCGTAAATCTTGAAGCTTTAACGCAATTAGAAAATGAAGGTGTAAAAGTGTATCCGTCTCCAAAAACCTTAAAAGGAATTCAAAATAAAGGAACTCAAAAAGATTTTTATACAGCAAGCAATATCCCAACGGCCGCATATTTACGATTTGACAGTCCGGAGCATTTGCAAAAATCGGTTGGAAACAATGAAATTACAATTCCGTTTGTCTGGAAATGCACCGAATTTGGTTATGACGGAAATGGTGTAAAAGTGATTCGCCAGATTTCTGACATGGATGATTTACCAAATGTAGAATGTATTGCGGAAACTATGGTACCATACAAAAATGAATTGGCAGTTATCGTTTGCAGAAATCCATCAGGAGAAATAAAAACCTATCCGGTTGTTGAAATGGAATTTCATCCGGAAGCCAACCAGGTAGAATATGTAATTTGCCCGGCAAGAATCGACGAAAAAGTCGCTGAAAAAGCCAGAGCAATTGCTTTGAATGTTTCGGAGAAATTCAATCACGTTGGACTTTTAGCAGTTGAGATGTTTCAAACCAATGATGATGAAATCTTAGTAAACGAAGTTGCTCCTCGCCCACACAATTCTGGTCATTATTCTATTGAAGCAAGTTATACTTCTCAATTCGAAAATCATTTACGCGCTATTCTGGATCTTCCGTTAGGAAACACAGACAGCAAAGTTGCAGGAGTTATGGTAAATTTAGTGGGTGCCGAAGGTTTTTCCGGAGATGTCGTTTATGAAAACATAGAAACCATTTTAGGATGGAACGGCGTTACTCCCCATATTTACGGTAAAAAACAAACAAGACCTTTCAGAAAAATGGGTCACGTTACAATTGTAAATGAAGATATGCAAGAAGCGAGAAGAATTGCTGAGGAAGTTAAGAATACTATTAGAGTGATTAGTGGTCAGTAA
- a CDS encoding TonB-dependent receptor, producing MILKKYCFFLFALIVFQNSFAQEEKSKSIDSVNTEKLEEVIISSFHINDSLQNAPASIGILSKKELTQNNATDITTVVNTIPGVFMQSSNFTTTRISIRGIGARTPYGTNKIRAFYGSIPLTSGNSETVIDDIDLENLNQIEIIKGPLSSIYGAGLGGAILISPQFSKTKGQTAEISSVFGSFGLLKNTMNYSLNEKRSSLNLSYHNLKSDGWRENSSYKREGVTLAGELFRKQNSKLTYFTNYTYLKAFIPSSISKEVYDSNPQLGAPTWVASKGYKEYKSTLAGLAYDFKITDNLNNSTSVFINYKDSNEPRPFDILRQYTFATGARTQFSGNFEIGKLKNQFIFGMEYFTDNYNGNTFENLYKQNNGQGSLQGNQLTKTDQKRHFYNIFSQIRSLLSEKLEVQFGLNYNETHFELTNFLPQKTATEKYSYDGIFSPQLSLLFKPNQQQTIYFSASRGFSLPATEETLTSNGTINPDIKPENGYNFELGGKFYFFNKNLYTEIAVYRMEIKDLLVAKRIGDDQYEGINAGKTLHEGIEITLKHNWQINRFFNLNSYVGTSIGKYEFKEFVDNGNDYSGNKLTGVPANKINAGLILNTRFGIYLNADYQFVDEILMNDANSAFSDSYNIINLKTGYRFQILHNLTSNLAFGINNVTNEKYASLILPNALPVGTSSPRYYYPGLPINYYGNISLNYLF from the coding sequence ATGATTTTAAAAAAATATTGCTTTTTTCTCTTTGCCCTAATTGTTTTCCAAAACAGTTTTGCGCAGGAAGAAAAAAGCAAATCTATTGATTCTGTGAATACAGAAAAACTGGAAGAAGTTATTATCAGTTCCTTTCATATTAATGACAGTTTGCAGAATGCACCGGCTTCGATTGGAATTTTATCCAAAAAAGAACTGACACAAAATAATGCTACTGATATTACAACTGTTGTGAATACAATTCCGGGAGTTTTTATGCAATCGTCAAACTTTACAACAACCCGAATTTCAATTCGAGGTATTGGTGCGAGAACTCCGTATGGAACGAACAAAATAAGAGCTTTTTATGGCAGCATTCCGCTGACTTCAGGAAATAGTGAAACGGTTATTGACGATATTGATTTGGAAAACCTCAATCAGATTGAAATTATCAAAGGGCCGCTTTCGAGTATTTATGGCGCTGGTTTGGGCGGCGCGATTTTGATTTCGCCTCAGTTTTCAAAAACAAAAGGACAGACGGCTGAAATAAGTTCGGTTTTCGGCTCTTTTGGATTATTAAAAAATACTATGAATTATAGTTTAAATGAAAAAAGATCAAGTCTGAACTTAAGTTATCACAATCTCAAAAGTGATGGATGGCGCGAAAACAGTTCTTATAAACGAGAAGGAGTCACGCTTGCCGGTGAATTATTCAGAAAACAAAACAGCAAACTTACTTACTTCACTAATTACACTTATTTAAAAGCTTTTATTCCGAGTTCGATCAGTAAGGAAGTTTACGATTCAAATCCACAATTGGGTGCGCCAACCTGGGTGGCTTCAAAAGGATATAAAGAATACAAATCGACCTTGGCCGGACTGGCTTATGATTTTAAGATTACTGATAATCTGAATAATTCGACTTCTGTTTTTATCAATTACAAAGACAGCAACGAACCACGACCTTTTGATATTTTGCGCCAATATACTTTTGCAACCGGCGCAAGAACGCAATTTTCAGGAAATTTCGAAATTGGTAAACTGAAGAATCAATTCATTTTCGGAATGGAATATTTTACCGATAATTACAACGGAAATACCTTTGAAAATCTTTACAAACAAAATAACGGGCAAGGCAGTTTACAAGGAAATCAATTGACAAAAACGGATCAAAAAAGGCATTTTTACAATATATTTTCGCAAATTAGGTCTTTACTTTCAGAAAAATTGGAAGTTCAGTTTGGTTTAAATTATAATGAAACGCATTTTGAACTGACGAACTTTCTTCCTCAAAAAACGGCAACAGAAAAATACAGTTATGACGGAATTTTTTCGCCTCAACTTTCTTTATTATTCAAACCGAATCAACAACAAACCATATACTTTTCTGCAAGCCGCGGATTTTCATTACCCGCAACTGAAGAAACTTTGACGAGCAACGGAACCATCAATCCGGATATTAAACCTGAAAATGGTTATAATTTTGAATTGGGCGGAAAATTCTATTTCTTCAACAAAAACCTTTATACCGAAATTGCTGTTTACCGAATGGAAATCAAAGATTTATTGGTTGCCAAAAGAATTGGAGATGATCAGTATGAAGGCATAAATGCGGGGAAAACATTGCATGAAGGAATTGAAATTACGTTGAAACACAACTGGCAAATTAATCGGTTTTTTAATCTGAATTCTTATGTTGGAACTTCCATCGGGAAATATGAATTTAAAGAATTCGTTGATAACGGAAATGATTATTCCGGCAATAAATTAACCGGAGTTCCTGCAAATAAAATCAATGCCGGATTAATTTTAAATACTCGTTTTGGGATTTATCTGAATGCCGATTATCAATTTGTGGATGAAATTCTGATGAATGATGCTAATTCGGCTTTCTCCGATTCTTATAACATTATCAATTTGAAAACGGGTTATCGTTTTCAAATTCTCCATAATCTAACGTCCAATTTAGCTTTCGGAATCAATAATGTGACCAATGAAAAATATGCCTCTTTAATTTTGCCAAATGCACTTCCTGTCGGAACCTCATCTCCGAGATATTATTATCCAGGGCTTCCTATAAATTATTACGGAAATATCTCATTAAATTACTTATTTTAG
- a CDS encoding sorbosone dehydrogenase family protein, whose protein sequence is MKTTIQLLSISLLTIITACNGQVKKEEKEALAKQPANIVKTAIGNITLPPPYATESKSKNSKVIGWPEGKTPKAPEGFTVTKFADGFENPRWTYIGPNNDIFVVESGTRTSKNQIIILRDKDKDGVFETREVFLKDLNRPLGMLILKDFFYVANTDGLYRYPYKNAPLKLETKGIKIVELPAGGYNNHWTRSLLANPEGTKIYIGVGSGSNVGENGMKEEIRRAAILEINPDGTGEKIYADGLRNPMGMDWNPTNKKELWTAVNERDELGDDLVPDYITSVKRGGFYGWPYSYFGSIPDPRLKGERKDLVAKAIVPDVPVGAHTASLGLAFYDKDKFPAKYKNGAFVGQHGSWNRSVISGYKVLFVPFKDGKPFGKPEDFLTGFISDANKAEVYGRPVAVTVMNDGSLLVNDDSGNTIWKVTANK, encoded by the coding sequence ATGAAAACTACGATACAACTTTTATCTATATCGTTATTAACTATAATTACAGCCTGCAACGGGCAAGTAAAAAAGGAAGAAAAAGAAGCCCTGGCAAAACAACCTGCCAATATTGTAAAAACTGCAATTGGAAATATTACACTTCCTCCGCCCTATGCAACTGAATCTAAATCTAAAAACAGTAAAGTGATAGGCTGGCCGGAAGGAAAAACACCAAAAGCACCGGAAGGCTTTACGGTTACAAAATTTGCTGACGGATTTGAAAATCCGCGCTGGACATATATAGGTCCAAACAATGATATTTTTGTTGTTGAAAGCGGCACAAGAACAAGCAAAAATCAAATTATAATTTTACGTGACAAAGACAAAGACGGCGTTTTTGAAACCCGCGAAGTCTTTTTGAAAGACCTCAACAGACCTTTGGGAATGCTTATTCTAAAAGACTTTTTTTATGTTGCAAATACTGACGGACTTTACCGTTATCCTTATAAAAACGCACCATTAAAATTAGAAACCAAGGGCATCAAAATTGTTGAACTTCCAGCTGGAGGATACAACAATCACTGGACCAGAAGTCTGCTCGCCAACCCTGAAGGAACGAAAATTTATATTGGCGTTGGTTCAGGAAGCAACGTTGGAGAAAATGGAATGAAGGAAGAAATACGCCGCGCTGCAATTTTAGAAATCAATCCTGACGGAACCGGCGAAAAAATTTATGCTGACGGCCTAAGAAACCCAATGGGAATGGACTGGAATCCAACCAATAAAAAAGAACTTTGGACTGCAGTTAATGAGCGCGATGAACTAGGCGATGATTTGGTTCCGGATTATATTACAAGTGTAAAAAGAGGTGGCTTTTACGGATGGCCGTATTCTTATTTCGGCAGTATTCCTGATCCGAGATTGAAAGGCGAACGTAAAGATTTAGTCGCAAAAGCAATTGTTCCTGATGTTCCGGTTGGTGCTCACACGGCATCCTTAGGATTGGCTTTTTACGATAAGGACAAATTTCCGGCAAAATATAAAAATGGGGCTTTCGTAGGACAGCACGGCTCATGGAATCGCTCTGTAATTTCCGGTTATAAAGTTCTTTTTGTCCCTTTTAAAGACGGAAAACCATTCGGAAAACCAGAGGATTTTTTAACCGGATTTATTTCAGATGCAAACAAAGCTGAAGTTTATGGACGACCTGTCGCGGTTACGGTTATGAATGACGGATCGCTTTTAGTAAATGATGACAGTGGAAATACGATTTGGAAGGTTACGGCGAATAAGTAA
- a CDS encoding phosphoribosyltransferase, with translation MIQLHDKQFVPFISAKEIDFALTKIVAQVEDDFGDDTPIFIGVLNGAFMVVSDFLKKYKSPCEVSFIKMASYEGTETTNVVKELIGINQDLSGRTVVVIEDIIDTGNTIEELKHLFKQQNVKHFKIATLFFKPEAYKKDIKIDYIGIRIPNKFIVGYGLDYDGLGRNLTEVYKLAK, from the coding sequence ATGATACAACTTCACGATAAACAATTTGTTCCGTTTATTTCGGCTAAGGAAATTGATTTTGCTTTAACCAAAATAGTTGCACAAGTAGAAGATGATTTTGGAGATGATACTCCAATTTTTATTGGCGTTTTGAATGGTGCATTTATGGTTGTAAGCGATTTCCTGAAAAAATACAAAAGTCCGTGCGAGGTTTCATTCATCAAAATGGCATCTTATGAAGGAACTGAAACGACTAATGTTGTTAAAGAATTAATAGGAATTAATCAGGATCTTTCAGGCAGAACTGTGGTTGTAATTGAGGATATTATTGACACCGGAAATACAATCGAAGAATTAAAACATTTGTTTAAACAACAAAACGTAAAGCATTTTAAAATTGCGACTTTGTTTTTTAAACCTGAAGCTTATAAAAAAGACATTAAAATTGATTATATCGGAATAAGAATTCCAAATAAATTCATCGTGGGTTACGGTTTAGACTACGATGGTTTAGGAAGAAATTTGACCGAAGTATACAAGTTAGCTAAATAA